One window of the Pedosphaera parvula Ellin514 genome contains the following:
- a CDS encoding O-methyltransferase, translating to MKPHLKHRRTKGLKYVPLNEKLYTYLIDARSREGDAVLNALRAETQKKFEADSHMSIGRDQGSFMTMLVAAIGAKHAIEIGTFTGYSSICIARGLPERGKLLCLDASEEWTNVARKYWKKAGVDKKIELRLGPGADSLKKLEPGIKFDFAFFDADKPGYDTYYELVLPRMRSGGLILFDNMLWGGRLGTKRRIKHPNGKAIDKLNRKLAKDKRVQSVLLSIGDGVHMCRVLG from the coding sequence ATGAAGCCACACCTTAAGCATCGTAGGACCAAAGGATTGAAGTACGTTCCGCTCAACGAGAAGCTTTATACCTACCTGATTGACGCGCGCAGTCGGGAGGGGGACGCCGTGTTGAATGCATTGCGGGCGGAAACGCAAAAGAAATTTGAGGCAGATTCCCATATGTCCATTGGACGAGATCAGGGAAGTTTCATGACCATGTTGGTGGCCGCGATTGGCGCCAAACACGCCATCGAGATAGGGACCTTCACAGGTTACAGCTCCATCTGCATTGCGCGCGGTTTGCCGGAGCGCGGCAAATTGCTCTGCCTGGATGCCAGCGAGGAGTGGACCAATGTTGCCCGCAAGTATTGGAAGAAAGCCGGCGTGGATAAAAAAATTGAACTGAGACTGGGACCTGGGGCTGATTCGTTAAAGAAATTAGAGCCGGGGATCAAATTCGACTTCGCTTTCTTCGATGCAGACAAGCCGGGTTATGACACTTATTACGAATTAGTGCTTCCCAGAATGCGTTCCGGCGGGTTGATATTATTTGATAACATGCTCTGGGGCGGAAGGCTGGGGACCAAGCGACGCATCAAACATCCGAACGGGAAGGCGATTGATAAGTTGAACCGCAAGCTGGCCAAAGACAAACGAGTGCAATCAGTGCTGCTTTCCATTGGGGACGGCGTGCATATGTGCCGCGTATTGGGTTAG
- a CDS encoding DNA-3-methyladenine glycosylase I, with translation MKTRCAWAKSELMVCYHDEEWGVPEHDDRKLFEFIVLEGAQAGLSWNTILQKREHYRKVFDQFDPLLVAKYEERKVEQLLADPGIVRNRLKIASTITNAKAFLAVQKEFGSFDKYIWQFVGGKPILNAWPTTKEIPARTAESDAMSKDLLKRGFKFVGSTICYAFMQATGMVNDHTTDCFKFKKRK, from the coding sequence ATGAAAACGAGATGTGCTTGGGCAAAAAGTGAATTGATGGTCTGCTATCATGACGAGGAATGGGGCGTGCCGGAGCATGATGACAGGAAATTATTTGAGTTCATCGTGCTGGAAGGGGCGCAGGCGGGTCTCAGTTGGAACACTATTTTACAGAAGCGTGAGCATTATCGAAAAGTCTTCGATCAGTTCGATCCTCTATTGGTTGCAAAGTATGAGGAACGAAAGGTAGAGCAGCTTTTGGCTGATCCGGGCATTGTTCGTAACCGGCTGAAAATTGCGTCCACCATCACCAATGCAAAGGCATTTCTCGCCGTGCAAAAGGAATTTGGCTCCTTTGATAAGTACATCTGGCAATTCGTGGGAGGCAAACCGATACTCAACGCGTGGCCCACAACGAAGGAGATTCCAGCCCGAACGGCGGAATCGGACGCGATGAGCAAGGATTTGCTGAAGCGAGGGTTTAAATTCGTCGGGTCCACCATTTGTTATGCCTTTATGCAGGCGACCGGGATGGTGAATGATCACACGACAGATTGTTTTAAATTCAAGAAGCGCAAATAA
- a CDS encoding amidase, with amino-acid sequence MRQLMPLILLSILCGATSSFADADTNSITVETVTQAARLTGLQFSDAKYRLMLPGLRDQVASYEVLRKFPLSNAVPSAMLFNPIPVGAKFDVHRKKFKPASPGKVQLPKNMDELAYYSIGELGALIKSRQITSVQLTSFFLERLKRYGPKLECIVTLTESLALQQARQADKEIAAGKYRGPLHGIPFGVKDLLTTKGIPTTWGTAPYKNQIIDEDATVVKRLQDAGAILVAKLSMGELAWGEVWYGGMTRNPWNLKDGSSGSSAGPAAATSAGLVPFAIGSETHGSIISPCDRCGITGLRPSYGRISRTGAMALTWSMDKLGPICRTVEDCAIVFNTIYGPDGIDQTLCDLPFNYEAKARWQKLRIAYLKKDFENEKGERKENDAATLAKLRSLGATLVPIELPKLPIHDISFVISVEGAAAFDDLTISGRDDLMKRQGQHTWPNAFREARLFPAVEYIQATRVRYLLIQETARVLKDVDVFVAPSLAGDSELLTNLTGHPCVVVPNGFSKAGTPTSICFIGNLFKEAEILEIAKAYQDSTDFHKKHPDLDKERLVKE; translated from the coding sequence ATGCGTCAACTGATGCCACTCATCCTCCTAAGTATCCTCTGCGGCGCGACTTCGTCATTCGCCGATGCAGATACCAACTCCATTACCGTGGAAACCGTTACTCAGGCGGCCAGGTTGACTGGCTTGCAGTTCTCAGATGCCAAATATCGACTCATGCTTCCCGGACTCCGGGACCAGGTTGCCTCGTATGAGGTGCTGCGAAAATTTCCCCTCTCCAACGCCGTTCCTTCGGCAATGTTGTTCAACCCAATTCCAGTCGGCGCAAAATTTGATGTGCACCGCAAAAAATTCAAGCCAGCCTCGCCGGGAAAGGTGCAGCTGCCGAAAAACATGGATGAACTGGCTTATTATTCCATTGGTGAACTGGGTGCATTGATTAAATCCCGCCAGATAACCTCTGTTCAACTCACGAGCTTCTTCCTGGAGCGATTGAAACGCTACGGCCCCAAGCTGGAATGCATCGTCACGCTTACCGAAAGCCTGGCCCTGCAGCAAGCGCGGCAGGCTGACAAGGAAATTGCCGCCGGAAAATACCGCGGTCCGCTCCATGGCATTCCGTTCGGGGTAAAAGACCTGCTCACGACCAAAGGTATTCCCACCACGTGGGGAACTGCTCCATATAAGAACCAAATTATCGACGAGGACGCCACCGTTGTAAAACGACTTCAGGACGCCGGTGCCATTCTCGTCGCCAAACTCAGCATGGGTGAACTCGCGTGGGGTGAAGTTTGGTATGGCGGCATGACACGCAACCCTTGGAATCTTAAAGACGGCTCCAGCGGTTCCTCTGCTGGTCCGGCAGCCGCCACCTCCGCCGGTCTTGTTCCCTTCGCCATCGGTTCTGAAACGCATGGCTCCATCATCTCTCCTTGTGACCGTTGCGGCATCACAGGCCTGCGCCCCTCTTATGGTCGAATCAGCCGCACTGGGGCGATGGCCTTGACCTGGTCGATGGATAAACTTGGTCCCATTTGCCGCACAGTCGAAGATTGCGCCATTGTATTCAACACTATCTACGGCCCGGACGGCATCGACCAGACTCTGTGCGATCTTCCCTTCAATTATGAAGCCAAAGCCCGGTGGCAGAAACTTCGCATCGCCTACTTGAAGAAGGATTTTGAAAATGAAAAAGGCGAGCGTAAAGAAAATGATGCCGCGACTCTCGCGAAGCTTCGTTCGCTCGGGGCGACCCTCGTTCCTATCGAACTTCCAAAACTTCCGATTCACGACATCTCATTCGTCATCTCTGTGGAAGGGGCCGCCGCTTTTGATGATCTCACCATCAGCGGTCGCGATGATCTCATGAAACGTCAGGGTCAACATACATGGCCCAATGCTTTTCGTGAGGCACGTCTCTTCCCGGCAGTAGAGTACATCCAGGCTACTCGTGTCCGCTACCTCCTGATTCAGGAAACCGCTCGCGTTCTGAAGGACGTCGATGTTTTCGTTGCGCCTTCACTTGCCGGCGACAGCGAATTGCTCACCAATCTCACCGGTCATCCATGCGTCGTCGTGCCCAATGGCTTCTCCAAGGCTGGCACTCCTACGAGCATTTGTTTTATTGGCAATCTGTTCAAAGAAGCTGAAATTCTCGAAATTGCCAAAGCTTATCAGGATTCCACAGACTTCCATAAAAAACATCCCGACCTCGATAAGGAGCGTTTAGTCAAAGAGTGA
- a CDS encoding PA0069 family radical SAM protein yields MHSSINSKPSRGTAGNPANRFEKIHLERDADWNPEEDALPRTQFLKDTSSTIITNNDSPDVGFEASVNAYRGCEHGCIYCYARPTHEYLGFSAGLDFETRIMVKLDAAKLLRAELAAPKWQPKVLAMSGVTDCYQPVERRLKLTRQCLEVLRDFRNPVAIITKNHLVTRDIDLLSEMARYQAAVVFISVTSLDTELRKVMEPRTSPPASRLAAIEALSKAGIPTGILVSPIIPGLTDHEIPAIISAAVKVGAKFAGYVTLRLPLAVAPLFEEWLERHFPDRKEKVLNRIRALRGGKLNDSQFGSRMRGEGLFADQIEALFTVARRKAGIEGNQPDLSTAAFRRVEKDQLSLFD; encoded by the coding sequence ATGCATAGCAGCATCAATTCAAAACCCTCCCGAGGCACCGCCGGTAATCCAGCCAACCGGTTTGAAAAAATCCATTTGGAACGGGATGCAGATTGGAATCCGGAGGAGGATGCCTTACCCAGAACCCAGTTTTTGAAGGATACCTCCAGCACGATCATTACCAATAACGACAGTCCGGATGTGGGGTTCGAAGCGAGCGTGAACGCTTATCGTGGTTGCGAGCACGGGTGCATTTATTGTTATGCCCGGCCCACGCATGAGTATTTGGGGTTTTCAGCCGGCCTTGATTTTGAAACCCGCATCATGGTGAAACTGGATGCGGCCAAACTGCTGAGGGCGGAACTGGCTGCTCCAAAATGGCAGCCCAAAGTATTGGCCATGAGCGGTGTGACCGATTGTTATCAACCGGTGGAGCGTCGCTTGAAACTAACCCGCCAGTGTTTGGAGGTCTTGCGGGATTTTCGCAACCCGGTGGCGATTATTACCAAGAATCATTTGGTGACACGCGACATTGATTTGTTATCGGAAATGGCACGTTATCAGGCGGCGGTGGTTTTTATCTCGGTGACATCATTAGACACAGAACTCAGAAAAGTGATGGAGCCACGCACCTCGCCTCCGGCCAGCAGGCTGGCTGCGATCGAGGCGTTGAGCAAGGCGGGAATTCCCACGGGTATTCTGGTTTCACCCATCATTCCTGGACTCACCGACCACGAGATTCCTGCGATCATTTCCGCGGCGGTCAAGGTGGGGGCAAAATTTGCAGGTTATGTAACCCTGCGTCTGCCTCTGGCGGTAGCACCGTTGTTTGAAGAATGGCTGGAACGCCACTTTCCAGATCGCAAAGAAAAGGTTTTGAATCGAATACGTGCCCTACGTGGGGGTAAGCTCAATGACTCGCAATTTGGGTCACGCATGCGTGGTGAGGGATTATTTGCCGACCAGATTGAAGCGCTCTTCACGGTGGCGCGGCGCAAGGCGGGGATTGAAGGAAATCAACCTGATCTTTCCACGGCCGCGTTTCGGCGCGTCGAGAAGGATCAGTTGTCACTCTTTGACTAA
- a CDS encoding ATP-binding protein, which translates to MSIPSLKAQISFQAKVLVPVVTVMVLLIAITTWIVNHHITTQLHTQTAMQLDTAGKVFTNTQVILATNLLSRYRNVVKEPRVKAVVARISSQDSAALKTLNVLLDDLIREDGDAKIAICTTQDGKRYGGASVYPKLGLSEFEAASRAVIQRALDGGAAVETIRVGGTFFDVVSIPAKGAGDAVGAITFGIEIGNTLALQVEQLTGSKIVFLAEDQIVASSLTKSELSPSMVAKFKQLSNDTDEAGSSAKEIAINNEHYLCRVGHFGSINGGGKLGYILLSSYEQSLATLQSTQSLLMFVSLVGILVGILAVWLCIRTVTKPLRQLRASAEAVGRGDFSKHVEVTSKDEYGELAAVFNQMIENVKTSREQLEKTVETLKATQNQLIQSEKLSGIGEFVAGVAHELNNPLTSVMGFAEILQQSELPEQHRRFLDMIFKSAKRCQKIVAGLLSFARKHLPERKVLSVNTVLESAIEIVQYQLRTSNIEVITALDPNLPPTLVDQHQMQQVFLNIINNARQAMEVRQTRGRICITSQVVDDRVRVIFQDNGPGISADNLKKLFVPFFTTKEVGKGTGLGLSICYGIVTEHGGTITPQSKHGEGASFTIDLPITRDFAAKPEAVAVLPQTQPTKEGLGKRVLVVDDEDSILQMIKEALTLNGYQVDVARDGETALSCMANCRYDLALCDWKMPGLNGQEVYEKLREKNPEMSRRLIFITGDVVNEKAQEYLKSRDKICLSKPFTLAEFRAAITRVLTAA; encoded by the coding sequence ATGAGCATACCGTCGCTAAAGGCGCAAATCAGTTTTCAGGCAAAAGTTTTGGTGCCGGTGGTTACCGTGATGGTGCTGCTGATTGCCATCACCACGTGGATTGTCAACCACCACATCACAACACAACTGCACACGCAAACAGCCATGCAGTTGGACACGGCCGGCAAAGTCTTTACCAATACCCAGGTCATTCTGGCTACGAACCTGTTGTCTCGTTATCGCAACGTAGTCAAAGAACCACGGGTAAAGGCGGTGGTTGCCAGAATCAGTTCCCAGGACTCTGCGGCGCTCAAGACCTTGAATGTTTTATTGGATGATCTGATCCGGGAGGATGGGGACGCGAAGATAGCCATTTGTACTACTCAGGACGGCAAAAGATATGGCGGGGCGAGCGTCTATCCCAAACTGGGCCTGTCTGAATTCGAAGCTGCAAGCAGAGCGGTCATACAACGGGCGTTGGACGGCGGGGCGGCTGTGGAGACGATCCGTGTCGGGGGAACTTTCTTTGATGTGGTATCGATTCCAGCCAAAGGGGCAGGTGATGCTGTGGGCGCGATTACCTTTGGCATTGAAATTGGGAATACTCTGGCCCTTCAAGTCGAGCAATTAACCGGCAGCAAGATCGTCTTTCTGGCGGAGGATCAGATCGTCGCCTCCAGCCTCACAAAATCGGAGTTGAGTCCATCCATGGTTGCAAAATTTAAACAATTGTCCAACGACACAGATGAGGCCGGATCATCGGCCAAGGAAATTGCCATAAATAATGAGCATTACCTGTGCAGAGTCGGACATTTCGGTTCAATTAATGGAGGAGGGAAGCTTGGATACATTCTGCTTTCTTCCTACGAGCAATCTTTGGCAACGCTTCAGTCGACGCAAAGCCTGCTGATGTTTGTCAGTCTGGTCGGCATTTTGGTGGGAATCCTTGCGGTTTGGCTCTGCATTCGGACCGTTACGAAACCCCTTCGTCAGTTGCGTGCGAGTGCTGAAGCGGTGGGCCGTGGAGATTTTTCAAAACACGTGGAAGTCACTTCCAAGGATGAATATGGCGAACTGGCTGCGGTATTCAATCAAATGATTGAGAACGTGAAGACATCACGCGAACAATTGGAAAAAACCGTGGAAACCCTTAAAGCCACTCAGAACCAGTTGATCCAAAGTGAGAAGCTTTCAGGCATCGGCGAATTTGTGGCGGGTGTGGCGCACGAGCTGAATAACCCGCTTACGTCGGTGATGGGTTTTGCCGAGATTCTTCAACAATCCGAGTTGCCGGAGCAGCATCGACGCTTTCTCGACATGATTTTCAAGAGCGCCAAGCGCTGTCAAAAGATTGTGGCCGGTTTGTTAAGCTTTGCCCGTAAACATCTGCCGGAGCGGAAGGTGTTGAGCGTTAATACGGTTTTGGAATCGGCCATTGAGATTGTGCAGTATCAACTGCGCACCAGCAATATTGAGGTGATCACCGCATTGGACCCGAACCTCCCGCCAACCCTCGTAGATCAACATCAGATGCAACAAGTATTTTTAAATATAATAAATAATGCGCGCCAGGCGATGGAGGTGCGTCAGACCAGGGGCCGGATTTGCATCACCAGCCAGGTGGTGGATGATCGTGTGCGAGTTATCTTTCAAGACAATGGTCCGGGCATTTCCGCTGACAATTTGAAGAAGCTGTTTGTTCCGTTTTTTACGACCAAGGAGGTTGGCAAGGGAACAGGGCTGGGCTTAAGCATCTGCTATGGCATTGTGACGGAGCATGGAGGCACCATCACGCCGCAGAGCAAACACGGTGAAGGCGCAAGCTTTACCATTGATTTGCCCATTACGCGGGATTTCGCGGCCAAGCCCGAAGCAGTGGCGGTTCTGCCACAGACGCAGCCAACCAAGGAAGGTTTAGGCAAGCGGGTGCTGGTTGTTGATGACGAGGATTCAATTTTGCAAATGATTAAAGAGGCATTGACACTCAATGGTTACCAGGTGGATGTGGCACGTGATGGCGAAACGGCTTTGTCTTGCATGGCCAACTGCCGCTACGACCTGGCGTTATGCGACTGGAAAATGCCCGGGTTGAACGGCCAGGAGGTTTACGAAAAGTTGCGCGAAAAGAATCCAGAGATGTCTCGCAGATTGATTTTTATCACCGGTGATGTGGTAAACGAGAAAGCCCAGGAATACCTGAAATCCCGGGATAAAATATGTCTTTCCAAGCCGTTTACCCTGGCGGAATTCCGCGCGGCCATCACCAGGGTCTTGACGGCTGCATAA
- a CDS encoding carboxypeptidase regulatory-like domain-containing protein: MKRFILFLLIGEFVAGTLKAGTIVGTVHAEGRAEAGQSMQGGKYDSHALKHAEKVDYAGMRDFVIYIEGLVGTNQAAPSKPVQVVTQKRVSQKGATFAPHVLPIVKNTTVEWPNNDDILHNVFSYSEAKPFDLDLYGKGESKHVLFDTVGQVDVFCSIHSSMSCVVLVLENPYFATSEKGTYRITDVPAGTYKLVAWHERMPKEYKTITVPENGEVKLDFTLGIKNLPKY, translated from the coding sequence ATGAAACGTTTTATCCTTTTTCTTTTAATTGGCGAATTTGTGGCCGGGACTTTGAAGGCAGGCACAATCGTCGGCACCGTGCACGCTGAAGGGAGAGCGGAAGCCGGGCAAAGCATGCAAGGGGGCAAATACGACAGCCACGCTTTGAAACATGCTGAAAAAGTTGATTACGCGGGAATGAGAGATTTCGTGATCTACATTGAAGGGCTGGTAGGCACCAATCAAGCTGCCCCTTCCAAGCCGGTGCAAGTGGTTACTCAAAAGAGGGTGTCACAGAAGGGGGCCACCTTTGCGCCGCATGTTCTTCCAATCGTGAAGAATACCACCGTGGAATGGCCCAACAATGATGATATTCTGCATAATGTCTTCTCCTATTCCGAGGCGAAGCCGTTTGATCTTGATCTGTATGGCAAGGGAGAGAGCAAGCACGTGTTGTTCGACACGGTTGGTCAGGTGGATGTGTTCTGCTCCATCCATTCCAGCATGAGTTGTGTGGTGCTGGTGTTGGAAAATCCCTACTTCGCAACCAGTGAAAAAGGGACGTATAGAATCACCGATGTCCCTGCTGGAACCTATAAGCTGGTTGCCTGGCATGAACGCATGCCCAAGGAATATAAGACGATCACTGTCCCCGAAAATGGAGAGGTGAAGCTGGACTTCACCCTAGGAATTAAAAATTTACCCAAGTATTAG
- a CDS encoding Dabb family protein: MNIFTLCSVAFLGLALTAFAADAAPQKEKLRHVVSFKFKDTTTKEQIKQVEDAFRDLKKKIPHVQSIEWGTNVSPEKLDKGFTHCFLVTFGSEKDRDAYLVHPEHKKFVEFALPLIGDAFVLDFWAKD, encoded by the coding sequence ATGAATATTTTTACTCTCTGCTCTGTTGCCTTCCTCGGACTTGCCTTGACCGCGTTCGCCGCCGACGCTGCGCCACAAAAGGAAAAACTGCGCCACGTGGTTTCTTTCAAGTTCAAGGACACAACCACGAAGGAACAGATCAAACAAGTGGAGGATGCTTTTCGCGACTTGAAGAAAAAGATTCCTCACGTCCAATCAATCGAATGGGGCACCAATGTCAGTCCCGAAAAATTGGACAAAGGTTTTACTCATTGCTTTCTGGTCACCTTTGGCAGCGAAAAGGATCGCGACGCCTACCTCGTTCATCCTGAGCACAAAAAATTCGTCGAGTTTGCACTTCCGTTGATTGGCGATGCCTTCGTCCTGGACTTCTGGGCTAAGGACTAG
- a CDS encoding type IV pilin protein — MKIKISRSSGFTLVEIMIVVAIIGLLATIAIPNFVRARLKAQQTSCISNLKQIDGAKQQWALENKAAGNATPNLANVQAYLGRGTASTAPVCPSDSGNSFATSYELNDLQTPPACKILPGSPGDGTGHNIQ; from the coding sequence ATGAAGATAAAAATTTCTCGTTCCTCCGGTTTTACGCTGGTGGAGATCATGATTGTGGTGGCCATTATCGGGCTGCTGGCCACCATTGCCATTCCCAACTTTGTGCGCGCCCGCCTGAAGGCGCAACAAACCAGCTGCATCAGCAATCTCAAGCAGATTGATGGCGCCAAGCAACAGTGGGCCTTGGAGAACAAGGCGGCCGGCAACGCCACGCCGAACCTGGCCAATGTGCAGGCCTACCTGGGACGCGGCACCGCCAGCACGGCCCCGGTTTGCCCTTCGGACTCGGGCAACAGCTTTGCCACCAGCTACGAGCTTAACGACCTGCAGACCCCGCCGGCCTGCAAGATCCTGCCCGGCAGCCCGGGCGACGGCACCGGTCACAATATCCAATAG